The following proteins come from a genomic window of Candidatus Latescibacterota bacterium:
- a CDS encoding fumarate hydratase has product MREVEAARITEEVARLCMEANFELEDDVQKALEKAYEAEESPAGKEVLRQILENSNIARSEKIPMCQDTGLAVVFVEIGQDLHITGGDFETAINEGVKKGYTDGYLRKSALTDPIRGGNTGDNTPAVIHLNIVPGDKLKLWVVPKGGGSENMSRIAMMKPADGVEGIKKFVVENINAAGGNPCPPIVVGVGIGGTFERCAQLAKKSLLREIGSVHSDPFYADLEKELLGLVNDLGIGPMGLGGRTTALAVHIEVAPRHIASFPVSMNINCHAARHKYIEL; this is encoded by the coding sequence GTGAGAGAGGTCGAAGCCGCAAGGATAACCGAAGAGGTCGCGCGTCTCTGTATGGAGGCGAATTTCGAGCTCGAGGACGATGTCCAGAAAGCTCTCGAGAAAGCCTATGAAGCGGAGGAATCACCAGCAGGGAAGGAAGTTCTCCGTCAGATCCTCGAGAATTCGAATATAGCCCGCTCGGAGAAGATACCGATGTGTCAGGACACCGGGCTTGCAGTCGTTTTTGTCGAGATCGGTCAGGACCTGCATATAACGGGTGGTGATTTTGAGACTGCGATCAATGAAGGCGTAAAAAAAGGTTATACCGACGGATATCTCAGAAAATCAGCTCTCACCGATCCGATCAGGGGGGGAAATACCGGCGATAACACTCCGGCTGTCATCCATCTGAACATAGTCCCCGGCGACAAGCTGAAGCTCTGGGTCGTTCCCAAGGGTGGTGGAAGCGAGAACATGAGCAGGATCGCCATGATGAAGCCGGCCGACGGTGTAGAGGGGATCAAGAAATTCGTAGTGGAAAATATCAATGCGGCAGGCGGCAATCCCTGTCCGCCGATCGTTGTCGGTGTCGGCATCGGTGGGACATTCGAGCGTTGCGCCCAGCTGGCAAAGAAGTCACTGTTGAGAGAGATCGGCAGTGTCCATTCCGATCCGTTCTATGCCGACCTGGAGAAGGAACTCCTCGGCCTGGTCAACGATCTCGGTATAGGCCCGATGGGGCTTGGCGGCAGGACGACGGCACTGGCCGTACACATAGAAGTGGCTCCGAGGCATATAGCTTCGTTCCCCGTATCGATGAACATCAACTGTCACGCCGCGAGGCATAAATATATCGAACTGTGA
- a CDS encoding Fe-S-containing hydro-lyase has protein sequence MAEYSMTTPLGDEDVKKLKAGDKVLLSGTIYTARDAAHKRLVDLLDEGKELPIPVEGQVIYYVGPSPTPPGKPIGSAGPTTSYRMDPYAPRLLDKGLKGMIGKGMRSDEVVASMKKNTVVYFAATGGAAALISRSVTSAEVVAYDDLGAEAIRKLTIKDFPLIVAQDCEGGNVYKEGQEQYRR, from the coding sequence ATGGCTGAATATTCGATGACGACGCCGCTTGGCGATGAAGATGTAAAGAAGCTGAAGGCGGGAGACAAGGTCCTGCTCAGTGGAACGATATACACGGCACGCGACGCTGCTCACAAGAGACTGGTCGACCTTCTCGACGAGGGGAAGGAACTCCCGATACCGGTCGAGGGACAGGTGATCTACTATGTAGGACCCTCGCCCACTCCTCCAGGCAAGCCGATAGGGTCGGCAGGTCCGACGACCAGCTACAGGATGGACCCATATGCTCCGAGGCTTCTGGATAAGGGACTCAAGGGGATGATCGGCAAGGGAATGAGGAGCGATGAGGTCGTTGCCTCCATGAAGAAGAATACAGTTGTGTATTTTGCCGCTACAGGTGGTGCAGCGGCACTGATATCGAGAAGCGTGACTTCGGCAGAAGTCGTTGCCTACGATGATCTCGGTGCTGAGGCGATAAGAAAACTGACGATAAAGGATTTCCCCCTGATAGTCGCCCAGGACTGCGAAGGCGGTAATGTATATAAGGAAGGACAGGAGCAGTACAGGCGATAG
- the rplU gene encoding 50S ribosomal protein L21: protein MYAVIDLAGKQFTVKPEDNIQVPLLDAEVGSVIQCDNVLLFSNGDDVRVGKPTLDNIKVTAEVVSHGRDKKIIVFKMKRRKNYRRKNGHRQGFTMLKIRGIDA from the coding sequence GTGTATGCAGTCATTGATCTGGCTGGGAAACAGTTTACGGTAAAACCTGAGGATAATATCCAGGTTCCGCTCCTCGATGCCGAGGTCGGAAGTGTTATACAGTGCGATAATGTACTCCTCTTTTCGAATGGGGACGATGTACGCGTTGGAAAACCTACCCTCGATAATATCAAGGTAACGGCCGAAGTAGTAAGCCACGGCCGGGACAAGAAAATAATTGTCTTCAAGATGAAGCGGAGAAAGAACTACCGCAGAAAGAACGGCCACCGCCAGGGATTCACTATGTTGAAGATCCGTGGGATCGACGCCTAG
- the rpmA gene encoding 50S ribosomal protein L27: MAHKKGVGSSRNGRDSHAQRLGAKRASGETVSAGSILVRQRGTKIHPGINVSKGGDDTLYALIDGKVQFERFGKSKKKVSVYEN, from the coding sequence ATGGCACACAAAAAAGGTGTTGGAAGTTCCAGGAACGGTCGCGATAGTCACGCCCAGAGGCTTGGTGCCAAGCGTGCCTCAGGGGAGACCGTGTCCGCCGGATCGATCCTGGTGAGACAGCGTGGAACGAAGATCCATCCCGGCATAAACGTGTCAAAGGGTGGAGACGACACGCTGTACGCCCTTATCGACGGCAAGGTACAGTTTGAGAGATTCGGAAAATCGAAGAAAAAAGTGAGTGTCTACGAGAACTAA
- a CDS encoding MBL fold metallo-hydrolase — protein sequence MKLKYLGHAAFELVLADNRRILFDPYEPGSYDGAVRFDPVETGQDIVVVSHDHPDHRWEKAVEDAGIVIESAGEYDLNGVKITSYLTYHDETEGSERGTNLVSIVEADGLRVAHMGDLGHMIDVGSMPALKGVDLIMLPVGGFFTIDSRMAAEITRLIGPGIVVPMHFKTEKLGFPIASVDGFTEIMDNVEIMGGSELEIVPSALPESIRVVVLEPAM from the coding sequence ATGAAGCTGAAATACCTTGGACACGCTGCTTTCGAACTGGTTCTGGCTGACAACCGCAGGATTCTCTTTGATCCATATGAGCCAGGTTCATACGACGGGGCAGTACGCTTCGATCCCGTCGAAACGGGGCAGGATATCGTCGTTGTGAGTCACGACCATCCCGATCACAGGTGGGAGAAGGCTGTAGAGGACGCCGGGATAGTGATCGAATCTGCCGGCGAGTATGATCTGAATGGCGTGAAAATAACTTCATATCTGACATATCACGATGAGACTGAGGGGAGCGAGAGGGGTACCAATCTCGTGTCGATCGTCGAGGCGGATGGATTGAGGGTAGCCCATATGGGAGATCTCGGGCATATGATCGATGTCGGATCGATGCCTGCTCTCAAGGGAGTCGATCTTATTATGTTGCCTGTCGGAGGATTTTTTACGATCGATTCCAGGATGGCTGCTGAAATAACCCGTTTGATCGGACCCGGAATAGTCGTTCCGATGCACTTCAAGACAGAAAAATTGGGATTTCCGATAGCTTCAGTGGACGGGTTCACAGAAATCATGGATAATGTCGAGATCATGGGCGGTAGCGAACTGGAAATAGTTCCTTCCGCTCTTCCAGAATCAATAAGGGTAGTGGTGCTTGAACCGGCGATGTAG